The Terriglobia bacterium DNA window GCAATCTTCTCCGGGGATGGCTTGGCCTCTTGCTTCTCCAGCAGCCCCGCCACGATGTCGGCCAGCCGGGTCATCGCCATCACGTCGCCGCGGTCGAAGATGTGCGGCCGCGAGGAGAACACCTCCAGCACGCCCTGCACTCCGCCCGCGCGCACGATGGGCGCCAGCACGGTAGCGCGCAGGTTCAGCCGCTGGCATGCCTCGCGGTTCACCCGCGCGTCGTCGTTGGTGTCCGGACACCACACCACCACGCCCTTGCGCACGCATTCGCCCGCCAGTCCGGAGTCCTGCTGGAACGGCGCTCCTACGGGAGGCGCCACGCCCACGCTTGCCCGGCATACGATTTCCGTCCCGCTGCGCAGCGCCACCACGGCTCCGTCCGCCGCCGTCAGCGTTATCAGGTTCTGCGCCAGGGCGTGCAGCCGCGCCTCGAACGTGTCGCTGTTCGAAGATGGCGCAGGCCGGGCGTCCTCGCCCGGCAGGGTCTGCGGCAAAGCGACCTGTAACGGCGCGGATCTCTGCCCTGCGCTCGCGGTCACCACCTGGGGTTTCGGGATGGGCAAGGGAAGCGCTCTGGCCTGCGCTCGGATCCCTTCTTTTTTCTCCACCAGCACCGGCGCGGTGGTTGTCGTCAGCCAGCGGCGCAGGTCGTGCAGCGAATTGCCCGAGAACCCGGTGAAGCGCAGTCCGGCCTTGCCGAAATCGTCGGCCCACGCCACTTCGCAGCTCGCCGCCACCGGCGCCGAGCACCCCGGGACCTGGAATCGCAGCAGGGAAGCGGGCAGCAGGTGCACCCGCGACGCGGCCTGCACCCGCATCCCGCCCTCGCTCAGGTCCACCACGATGCCGCGGTTCCCCACCCCCAGCTGGAGTCCGATCAGTTCTTTCACCGTCAGGCGGCGCAAGTGTTTCCGGCGATCCGTCATCAGGTCCGCCGCCGGCGGGATTTCTGGTACCATCCCACACCTCCTCGCCTTACGGGAATTGCGGCTTGGTGAAATCCCAAGACGACGGCGCCACGTAGGTCGTCGTT harbors:
- a CDS encoding GAF domain-containing protein, giving the protein MVPEIPPAADLMTDRRKHLRRLTVKELIGLQLGVGNRGIVVDLSEGGMRVQAASRVHLLPASLLRFQVPGCSAPVAASCEVAWADDFGKAGLRFTGFSGNSLHDLRRWLTTTTAPVLVEKKEGIRAQARALPLPIPKPQVVTASAGQRSAPLQVALPQTLPGEDARPAPSSNSDTFEARLHALAQNLITLTAADGAVVALRSGTEIVCRASVGVAPPVGAPFQQDSGLAGECVRKGVVVWCPDTNDDARVNREACQRLNLRATVLAPIVRAGGVQGVLEVFSSRPHIFDRGDVMAMTRLADIVAGLLEKQEAKPSPEKIAVPAVSSAGQRLTPPQVVTGAAPVVAPPAAPQTIAQPAARPTREAALRLPQPENGILKCDACGHPNPECARVCENCDVPLRVPELEALLDKSPRVSKLLLAAFMIVAPLGCFYAGHEMGVLMRKPAVQKSQPANTDVVRPEVAKQM